Below is a genomic region from Myxococcus fulvus.
GGCCCTGGCCCTCCTTCACCTCGTCGCCCACCTTCACCAGCACCTTCACCACCTTGCCCGGCATGGGCGCGGTGACGAGCTGCTTGCCCTCCACGGAGAAGCCCGCCGTGCCCGCGCGCAGCCGCAGCCGACGCTCGTCCGCGACGTCGAAGCGGCTCACCTGGCCGCGCAACATCACGCCCACCTCGTCGCCGTTCTCCTCGAACTCGACGCTGTAGGACTGGCCGTCCACCAACATGCTCATGGTGCCGTGCTCGAGCGCGAGCGCGTCCACCTGGTACGTGACGCCGTTGACGGTGAGCTTGTAGCGCTCGCCACCCAGCGCCTCCAGGTCCACCGGCACCGCTTCCTTCTGTCCCTGCTGCTTCGTGAAATAGCGCATGGAAGTCTCGTGAGCCTCAGGGTGGGGTTAGCGGCGACGCGAGCGCAGCGCCTGGCGCCACGCGCTGACCTGGCCCGTGTCGGAGCTGCTCGCGGCCTTGGCGCCGGGGAGCGTCTTGGCGCGCTTGGCGTCGCGCTGATGCGCGAAGACGACGCTGGCCAGGAGCGCCATCTCGCTGAGCTTCGGGTCCTCCACGCCCTGCAGCGTGGTGTGCTCGCGGCCGAGGAAGCCCGTGTCGTAGTCGCCCTCGACGAACTCCGGGTGCGCCAGAATCGCCCGCAGGTAGCGGATGTTGGTGGTGATGCCCTTCACCACGTACTCGGACAGCGCGCGCTGCGCCCGGGCGATGGCCTCGCGCCGCGTGGGAGCCCACACGGACAGCTTGGAGATCATCGGGTCGTAGACGTTGGGCACCGTGTACCCGGGGAACACGCCCGAGTCGTCGCGCACGTTGGGACCGCCCGGCACGCGCAGGTACGTAATCTTGCCCGGGCTGGGCATGAAGTTGCGCGACGGGTCCTCCGCGTACACGCGGACCTCGATGGAGTGGCCCTGCGGCTCGGGCGCCTGGAGCAGGGGCAGCTTCTCCCCCTCGGCGACCTTGATCTGCAGCGCGACCAGGTCCAGCCCCGTCACCCACTCCGTCACCGGGTGCTCCACCTGGAGGCGCGTGTTCATCTCCAGGAAGTAGAAGTTGCGGTGCACGTCGACCAGGAACTCCACCGTGCCCGCGCCCACGTAGTTGACGGCCTTGGCCGCCTTCACCGCGACCTCGCCCATCTTCGAGCGCAGCTCCGGCGTGAGGATGGGGCTGGGCGTCTCCTCCACCACCTTCTGGTGACGGCGCTGCGCCGAGCACTCGCGCTCGTTCAGGTGGATGACGTTGCCGTGCGTGTCGGCGAACACCTGGATTTCGACGTGGTGTGGCTTCTCGAGATACTTCTCGATGTAGACGGCGTCGTTGCCGAAGGCGTTGAGCGCCTCGCTCTTGGCGGAGCGCCACGCGGACTCGAAGTCACCGAGCCCCTCGACGCGGCGCATGCCCTTGCCGCCGCCGCCGCCCGCGGCCTTGAGCATGATGGGGAAGCCGATCTTCTGCGCGTACTCGCGCGCCTCGGCCTCGGTGGCGATGGGCTCGGTGGTGCCGGGGACCACGGGCACGCCGGCCTTGATCATGTTCGCGCGGGCGCGGGTCTTCTCACCCATGGCGTCCATGGCGGAGGCCGGCGGACCGATGAAGGTGATGCCGGCGGCCTCGCAGGCGCGCACGAACGAGGCGTTCTCGGAGAGGAAGCCATAGCCGGGGTGGATGGCGTCCGCGCCGGCGGCCTTGGCGGCGTCGAGGATGCGCTGCTGGACCAGGTAGCTCTCCCGGGAGGGCGGAGGGCCGACGAAGATGGCCTGGTCCGCGGTGCGGACATGCAGGGCGGCGCGGTCCGCCTCCGAGTACACCGCCACGGTGGCGATGCCGAGCTCCTTGCAGGTGCGCATCACCCGGATGGCGATCTCGCCGCGATTGGCGACGAGCACTTTGCGGATCTTGGGCATGGGCGCCCGTCTACCACGGGCCGACTCGTTTTGCCT
It encodes:
- the accC gene encoding acetyl-CoA carboxylase biotin carboxylase subunit, whose amino-acid sequence is MPKIRKVLVANRGEIAIRVMRTCKELGIATVAVYSEADRAALHVRTADQAIFVGPPPSRESYLVQQRILDAAKAAGADAIHPGYGFLSENASFVRACEAAGITFIGPPASAMDAMGEKTRARANMIKAGVPVVPGTTEPIATEAEAREYAQKIGFPIMLKAAGGGGGKGMRRVEGLGDFESAWRSAKSEALNAFGNDAVYIEKYLEKPHHVEIQVFADTHGNVIHLNERECSAQRRHQKVVEETPSPILTPELRSKMGEVAVKAAKAVNYVGAGTVEFLVDVHRNFYFLEMNTRLQVEHPVTEWVTGLDLVALQIKVAEGEKLPLLQAPEPQGHSIEVRVYAEDPSRNFMPSPGKITYLRVPGGPNVRDDSGVFPGYTVPNVYDPMISKLSVWAPTRREAIARAQRALSEYVVKGITTNIRYLRAILAHPEFVEGDYDTGFLGREHTTLQGVEDPKLSEMALLASVVFAHQRDAKRAKTLPGAKAASSSDTGQVSAWRQALRSRRR
- a CDS encoding biotin/lipoyl-containing protein, with amino-acid sequence MRYFTKQQGQKEAVPVDLEALGGERYKLTVNGVTYQVDALALEHGTMSMLVDGQSYSVEFEENGDEVGVMLRGQVSRFDVADERRLRLRAGTAGFSVEGKQLVTAPMPGKVVKVLVKVGDEVKEGQGLVVVEAMKMENELKSPKAGKVTELFAKEGTTVENNAKLVVVE